ATGCCGGATCCGGGAGATGTACTGAGCTCCATCAATCCGGATGATATTGAAAGCATCAACTTCCTAAAAGGAGCTTCTGCTTCTGCACTGTACGGTTCTGCCGGAGGTAACGGAGCTATTTTGATTACCACTAAAAAAGGGCGTGCAGGAAAAAGTTCAATTACTTACAGTTCCAGCCTTACAGTAGACAGAGCGTATAGCCTTCCAAAACTACAGCACAGTTATTTGTCTTATGATCCATCTGTTGCTGGTCAGCAGCCAGGTCAGGCGGTAGACAGCTGGGGTGCAAAAGGATCTTCAAAGGATTATCTTAAAGATTTTCTGCAAACAGGAACTACATGGGTAAACAGTCTTTCTTTCCAGTCAGGGAATGAAAAATCTACAAACTATTTCTCTATCGGAAATACGACCAATAAAGGAGTGGTTCCAATGTCGTATTTTGATCAGTATAATGTCTCTTTCAGAAACTCAAGTAAATTTTTGGATGATAAACTGACATTGGATGCCAATTTCATCGGATCATTACAGGAAAGTAAGAACAGACAGACTCCGGGAGCTTCTTTTTCTCCTTTGACAAGTTTGTACTGGTTACCGAGAGGAGTAGATTTTGACCAATACGGAGGCGATAATTATTCTTATTTGGATAAAACAAGATTTTTGCCAGCTCAAAACTGGTGGGAAGTAAACCCGGATGGAAGTTTCAAAGGAAATCCTGTGACCCAGAATCCTTACTGGATTTTAAACAGAAACCCGGTTACGGTGAGTAACAAAAATACATACGGTGCCCTTTCATTGTCTTACCAGATTAATCCATGGTTGACTGCAAGAGTGAGAGGAAACTACAGCTGGAATATTTCAGACAGCCAGCGTGATATTGCTGCTTTTTCAGCGCCAAGCTTACTGGCTAATGGTATTAATGGTAGAATGCTTAAAAATACCTATGAAAATTCTTCTACTTATGGTGATGTTTTATTGATCGGTAGCCCTAAAGTAAGTGAATCTATCTCTTTAGATTTTACAGTAGGAGGAAGTATCAATACGACAAGAAATAAAATAGGACAAATTGATAATGCTTATCTGGCAAATCCTAATCTTTTCACCTTGAATAACCTTCAGTGGAATGTAAACAGAGCGCCGGGAGATGGATATCATAATACCTATACGAATATGAAAAAACAGGTACAGTCTGTTTTTGCGAGTGCTTCCGTAGGGTACAAAAATATGTTCTATGTAGACATGACTTTCAGAAATGACTGGGATTCTACTTTAGCATTAACAGGAAGAACCGGATTTGATTATGAATCTGTAGGAGCAAATGCTATATTATCTTCTGTTTTCAAACTTCCGGAAGTTATTAATTTCTGGAAAGTAAGAGGGTCTTATGCAACCGTTGGTTTGGGATTACCTACGAATATCACCAATGCAATGGTTGAATATAATAAAGGATATGTTTATGGAGTAGATGCAGGAACGATTGTATATCCTAAGAGTTCTTTTGCTACAGGGGCAGGTTTTGAGGCATTGCTTCCAAAGCCGGAACTTAATAAAACGTTTGAAGCAGGGACTGAGTTGAGAATGTTGAATAACAAACTGAATTTTGATATTACTTATTATAATTCAAATACCAGTAACCAGTTGTTGGAAACCACAATTCCTTCTTATTTAGGAGGTTTGGCTCCGGGATCCTATTATATTAATGCCGGAAAAATCCGAAATACAGGTTTTGAATCTTCATTATCTTATAAAATCTTTGATTCGGAAAAATTCGGATGGACTGCTACATTGAATGCATCGGCCAATAAAAACAAGATCGTTGAATTATTGCCAACAAGCATCAATGTTTCTAAAGACCTGACTTTTTCACTAACCGGAGGTGGTGACTATACAAGATTAAAACTGGGAGGTTCTTTTGGAGATCTTTACGGAATCAAATTTAA
This sequence is a window from Chryseobacterium culicis. Protein-coding genes within it:
- a CDS encoding SusC/RagA family TonB-linked outer membrane protein, with translation MRKAVIPVLFVFSLTANAQEKKAADTTKTTSIEEVVVTSLGIKRQARSLTYSSQQIGGDELTEVKTPNLLNSINGKVSNVQINRTNGVGSSVRVIMRGNKSVNNAQPLYVIDGIPIINGTGKSADIGQYSNMPDPGDVLSSINPDDIESINFLKGASASALYGSAGGNGAILITTKKGRAGKSSITYSSSLTVDRAYSLPKLQHSYLSYDPSVAGQQPGQAVDSWGAKGSSKDYLKDFLQTGTTWVNSLSFQSGNEKSTNYFSIGNTTNKGVVPMSYFDQYNVSFRNSSKFLDDKLTLDANFIGSLQESKNRQTPGASFSPLTSLYWLPRGVDFDQYGGDNYSYLDKTRFLPAQNWWEVNPDGSFKGNPVTQNPYWILNRNPVTVSNKNTYGALSLSYQINPWLTARVRGNYSWNISDSQRDIAAFSAPSLLANGINGRMLKNTYENSSTYGDVLLIGSPKVSESISLDFTVGGSINTTRNKIGQIDNAYLANPNLFTLNNLQWNVNRAPGDGYHNTYTNMKKQVQSVFASASVGYKNMFYVDMTFRNDWDSTLALTGRTGFDYESVGANAILSSVFKLPEVINFWKVRGSYATVGLGLPTNITNAMVEYNKGYVYGVDAGTIVYPKSSFATGAGFEALLPKPELNKTFEAGTELRMLNNKLNFDITYYNSNTSNQLLETTIPSYLGGLAPGSYYINAGKIRNTGFESSLSYKIFDSEKFGWTATLNASANKNKIVELLPTSINVSKDLTFSLTGGGDYTRLKLGGSFGDLYGIKFKRDDQGRVLVNEKGVPLAESTPSYLGNPNPKFIMGFNNSFNIGKLGISFLIDGKFGGKVLSLTEKANDLYGVSQTTADARDAGGVSIPNAVYAPGTPNAGQAYTGLTNAKDYYKAVGTTEGFGKGVDEAYLYSATTIRLRQASVSYMFDVNSKYLKNATVSLVGTNLFFFYKKAPFDPEQVSGNTPGGVGVDSFGLPVTRSIGLSLKANF